The following is a genomic window from Candidatus Riesia pediculischaeffi.
AAAAAATGTTAAACGTCCTGAAATAATCGCTTCTTTGATAGAAGCGAGAAAACATGGAGATTTAAAGGAAAATGCGGAGTATCAAGCTGCTAGAGAAGAACAAAGCTTCTTAGAAGGAAGGATTAAGGAGGTTGAAAGAAAGCTGTCAAACGCTTACATTGTAGATGTCACTCAGATACAGAATAGCGATTATGTGACATTCGGATCAACGGTAGTTTTGCAAGATATATCTTGCGAAAAAGTATCATCTTATCGAATAGTTGGGGAGGATGAAGCTAACTTTAAAGAAAATTTGATTTCTTTTTGCTCTCCGATAGCAAGAGGTTTGATAGGGAGGAAAAGAAAAGATATAGTCAAAATAACTACCCCTCGTGGAATAGCGATCTATAAAATACTAGAGATTAAACATATCTCATATGATACCGAAAATGAACACGCTTAAAAAGCGAACTTCTTTATCTTTTCTAAAAATCATAAAAACTTAAGATTTCACGAAAGTAATATACAAGATCACTTTTACGAAGATTGATACGTTCTGGTTTTCATACCGTCTATCACATGGTTTTTTAATCGTAGAAAATTTTTCCATTCTTTATGGAATGTAGTTCTACTTAAAAAATAGACTTTGTTCTACGCAGAGATTACATGAAGCATTCATGGCGAAATTTAATAAAAAATGAAAAAGAAGAATAGATCCAGTCCCTTTTCCAGTTGGATATCAAGAAGAAACAAAGAATTTTACTTTGTTCAATCAAAAAAAAAAAGTCCGTTCTCGTGCATGGTTTAAATTATACGAAATTCAAAAAAAAGATGGGGTACTTTTTTCAGGAATGCGAGCGGTTGATCTAGGATC
Proteins encoded in this region:
- the greA gene encoding transcription elongation factor GreA, coding for MKRIPMTLNGEKKLRKELEFLKNVKRPEIIASLIEARKHGDLKENAEYQAAREEQSFLEGRIKEVERKLSNAYIVDVTQIQNSDYVTFGSTVVLQDISCEKVSSYRIVGEDEANFKENLISFCSPIARGLIGRKRKDIVKITTPRGIAIYKILEIKHISYDTENEHA